In Sphaerochaeta sp., the genomic window GTCGGTCCAACGGTCAGCAGCCTTGCGGGCATGCAACAACCGAAGCAGGGATCCTGGGATCAAGGCATAGACGACACTTGCCAACAACACGGGGAAAAACAATATGAATCCAATGATGACGCGGATCTTTGCCATGATGCATTCCCTCTCACGTACCGTTTTTCTTTTGTTTATGCCCAAACAGGCGGGCGAAGAACCCTGTCTTCTTCGGAGGCAGGGGTTTCTCGGCATTCTGCGGCGCGGCTGTCGGTTTGACCACCTTTGCCTTCTGCTTGGGTGGAAGCGGATGCTCGGCGTTCATCGGCCGGCTCTCCGCCTGGTATTCCTGCTTGTAGTAGGCAAGGCGCTCTTCCAAGGAAAGATTCTGGATCTCCGTATAGCTCTTGTGCCCCTTGTTCACGTCCACGAGGAGCGCCGCCACGGGAAGGAGCTTCTCCTCTCCGGCCGCCACGAGGACCTTCTCCCCTACGGGACGGACGGCTTCCACTGCGCGGCCGTTCGGAAGAACCAGATCCGCTTCGACGGGAACCTGAGTATCTGCCGCCACCTTGGCGGGATCCGGAGCGAGAGCGGGAATAGGGGGCATCGGGATCATGGGAGCTGTACTCACGCTCCGAGACGATGTCACGGAAACGCATCCCCTTGGTCTTGTCCACCACGGTGGGAAGATCACCGTTTTCCGGCCAGATTACAGGAATCTTCATCTTGATGAAGTTCTCGATGGCTTCCAGCCCATATACGTACTCTTCATCGGCGAACGTGATGGCCTTGCCGCTCTTTCCGGCACGGGCCGTTCGTCCGATACGATGGACGTAACTCTCATAATCCTCGGGAATATCGTAGTTCACCACCATGGGCAGGTCATCGATCTGCAGTCCACGGGCAGCCACATCGGTGGCCACCAGGTATTTGATCTTCCCCTCTTTCATCCGGTCGATGGTAGCCAGCCGTTTGGCCTGCGGCATGTCCCCCATCAGATAGCTGGTGGGGAATCCGTTCAGCGTAAGCCGCTTGGCGACTTCAATGCAGCGCGCCTTGGTGTTGGTGAAGATCAGGCAGCTTTCCGGGTTTTCCTTGGTCATCACCTGCAGGAACAGGCCGAACTTCTCGTCCTTGCTTACGTGGTACAGTTCCTGGGTGATCTTGTCCACCGTCACTTCTTCCGGATGGATGGCGATCTCCTGCGGTTCATTCATGTACTGCCAGGCGAGGTTCTGCACTTGGGTGCCCAGCGTGGCGGAGAACAGCATCGTCTGCCGTTCCCGGTTGTCACGAAGCAAACTGAACATCTTCTGGATATCCGGATAAAAGCCCATGTCGAACAGGCGGTCCGCCTCGTCCACCACGAAGAAATCGAACTGGCGGAAATCAATCTTGTGCGCCTTCTGGTAATCCAGGATGCGGCCCGGTGTGCAGACGAACAGGTCGCACCCTTGCTTGAGCAACGCATCCTGCTTTTCATAGCCCACACCGCCGTAGAAACAGCCGATGATGATGCCTTCCACATGGCTTGCCAACTTGATGGCGTCCTCTTCGATCTGGACGGCGAGTTCACGAGTTGGAGCTACGATCAACGCCTTGGGGGTATCCTTGCCCGCTTCCTTCGCCTTGACGAATGCCTGGAGAATCGTCAACAGGTAAATGGCGGTTTTTCCCGAACCGGTCTTGGACTGCACCATGACATCCTTGCCCTGAAGGGAGATGGGAAGGATTTTCTCCTGTACCTCGGTACAGTCGGTGAATCCGGCGTCGGCGACGCCATCAAGAACCGGTTGTGATAACGGTAATTCATTGAATTTCATACAAAACCTTGTTTTTCCTTATAGGATAATGACACAACGGTCATCAAAACCTGCACTCATGGGCAAGTTTATGCCAAATCTGATGCTCTGTCTACCTTGGGCGGAATTCAGTTCCGGTCATCCAATTCCCAGGTACGGACCATTTTGCAGATGGAAAGGGTCCGTTGGTGGGAGGGGGGGAGCTTCACCGACCCAATACGGGCAATTGGCATCGCAGCCATGCTGGTGGCGCTGATAAAGCACTCGTCGTAAAGTCCAGAGAGCAAATCCGCTTCCTTGGGCGCCTGAAACACCACCGGGATGTGCAGCTGGGCGGCAGCCTTGAGCACCCTGCTCCGGGTCACACCCAGGAGCACCTTCTCATCCGGCGCGGTGTACAACGTTCCGGAACGGAACGCGTAGAAATTACTGCGCGTTCCCTCCAGCGCCTCTTCCTCCCGGTCGATCAAAACAGCTTCGAAACAGCCCTGACGTTTGGCTTCCTCGACCGCCATGTAGTTGAGAAGCAGGTTCCCCGTCTTGCAGTTGGGAAGAAGCCGCTCCCCATGGTAGGTGATCACCCCGACCCCGTTGGTGTAGAAGCTATCCGGATAGGCAAGAAGCGGAGAAGCGATGACGAAGCACCGTGGCTCCGGCCCGCCGTACATCAGAATCTTCATCGTCGCGTCCTGGAGGCCATCGGCATCGATCAGACGGAACACCCAGGAGCCGATCTCCCCTGAGGTGAACGGATGGGCCAGATGGATGCCATCACAGGATGCCTTGAGACGGGCGAGATGGTCATCCAGATGGACCACCTTTCCTCCCAGCACCCGAAGCGATTCATAGGTGCAGAATCCGTACTGCACCTCCCGGTTGGTCACCGGCACCACCGCGGCGGCCACATCGACCACCTTCCCGTTATACACGACATGCGTTCCAAGCATTACGGTCCTCCCTGGACAATATCCCCGGCGTCCTGTTGGCCGAGGCTGACCGAGCCGGGATAGCGGAGCAAAGGACGGGGCTTCGAACCATTGGCCGGTCCGACGTACCCCTGTTCCTCCATCTCCTCCACCAGGCGGGCTGCGCGGTTGTACCCGATGCGCAGCCGCCGCTGCAGGTAGGAGGCGGAGGCCGCCTTCCGTTCCACAACGATGTCCAGCGCCTTGCGCATCAACTCATCGTCGTTGTCGTCATCGCCGCCGATCATCTCGCCATCGTCGACATCACTCTGGTCGCCCTTCTCCGGCTCGTCTTCAAAGAACGACTCGTCGATGTAATCCTCCACCCCTTGCTGTTTGGCGAAGTCCACCACCCGCTCCACCTCGCCATCGGAGAGGAAAGCCCCCTGGATGCGGGCCGCTGCGGGATCAGAGGAAGAGAGATACAACATATCGCCTTTGCCCAACAGTTTCTCCGCTCCCATCTGCTCGATGATGATCCTGCTGTCCTGTCCGCTGGTGACGGCGAAGGCGATGCGGCTGGGGATGTTGGTCTTGATGATTCCGGTGATGACATTGACGCTGGGCCGCTGGGTGGCGAGCACCAGATGGATGCCCACCGCCCGGCTCATGGCAGTCAGGCGGGACACCTTGGTCTCCATCTCCTTGCCCACCGTATGCATCAGATCGGCGAACTCATCGATGATCACCACGATGTACGGAAGCTTCTCTCTGAGGATGTGCCCCTGGCGACACCTTCTCGTTGTACCCCAGAATGTTCCGGGCGTTCAGCCCCTGCAGCAGTTTGTACCGCCGCTCCATCTCCCACAGGCAGAAGTCAAGCGCCTTCAGCGTACGTTTGGGATCGGTGATGACCGGCGTGAGCAGGTGGGGGATGCCATTGTAGATCTGCAGTTCGACGATCTTCGGATCCACCAGAATCAGACGCACGTCTTTGGGGCTCTTCCGGAACAAAATGGAGCAGATCAGGCTGTTGACGCAGACCGATTTGCCACTGCCCGTGGCTCCCGCGATGAGCAGGTGCGGCGTAGTGGAGACGTCGATGACCACCGGCTGTCCCAGCAGGTTTCGTCCCAGCACCATCGGAATCATGTAGTTCTTCAGATCCATGGCAGGAATCATTTCCTTGAATCCCACCGTATCCCGCTTGGCGTTGGGGATTTCCACCCCGACGACCGTCTTGCCGGGAATCGGCGCCACAATACGAACCTGTGTGGCGGGAAGCCTCAGCTGGATGTTGTCCGCCAGGTTCTCGATCTGCGTCACCCGCACCCCGGGTGCCGGCATGATCTCGAACATCGTCACCGTCGGCCCCTTGATGATGTCCTTCAGTTCCACCTTCACATGAAACTCGTCCAATGTCTGGACCAGACGATCACCTTTTTCCACCGTGGCGGCATCCACATCACTTCCCGATGAGGGGTAATCCGTCAGGATGCTGGTCGGTGGAATGTGGTAGTCCAGATTTAGACGATTAAGGAGCGCGCTCTTTCCCGCGTTGGCGGAGGACAACCCTCCGACCCCGGATTCACTCTGCAGTTCATCTTCCACAGCCGCCTCTTCCTGTTTCTCTGGTGTCTGCGCCACGGGTTGGGACGCCGGTTTTGACGTAGCGGGGCCGGAGGATTGGGAGCTGCAGGGGGCACCGACCGCTCTCCTGACGCACCGCCATCTCAGGCGGTGGAGAGGCCGGCTTTTCGGGAGCGGAAGCGGGAATATCAATCGGCCCGGAGGGCGTGAAGAACACCGGTTGGCGGGAAGACAGGACAGGAGCCGGTTGCTGTAATGGCGCAGGCGGGGTTTCCGAAAGCTCTGGGACATCCTCAATCGGTTTGGAGAACGAAGATCCCATCTTCGCCAGATCCTTGTGCTTGCGCTGGTTCTCCTCCACCGCTTCAAAGAGGAGACCTTTCCCATGACCGAAGGCTGGAGTGGACTCTGAAGCTGTCTTCGTCTGGGATTTCGGCGCTTTGCCTACTGCTTCCAACGCCCCTTGAAGAAATCCGGAAAGTGTTTTCCGGGGCACCGGTTTTTCCTTCACGTCCGCCGCGGCTACCGGGGGAGGATCGATCGGATTGGTCCGAGTCACCTCGTCACGGATCACCTCCAAGGTCTTCAGCGACACCACACCCTTCCCCAACGGATTGGACGCTCCTTGCGCGGGAGAAGAATCCTGCAAAGGCGCAGGATCTTCCGTTGGCACTTCCGGATTTTTCCGTTTCAGATGGTCCAGCTTGGGGACTTCCATGAACGAGGGAAACCTCAGCGCTTCCTCCCGGCTTGCACGGTCAGGGACGACCACCGTGGTCCGTTCTTCCCCTGGTTCCGGAACATCATCTCCCGAGGTGCCTTTTTTGCCGGCCGCCTTGGCCAGCTTCTTCGCTTCTTTCGCCTTCCGTTTCTCTTCCCTACGCATCTGTCGTTTGGAGAGAACCGGTGCTGCAGTCTCTTCCGGCTGGGATGCCAGTCGGGCCGCTTCCTGCTTGGCTTTGAATTCCTGCTTCTTCCGATAATGGGCGTTGAGCGGTTTGGCAAGGAGGATCAACAAGACCAAAACGACCAGTTCGGCAATCATCAAGAGGACCACCCAGAGCGCCGCTTCCCGAAGCGGTTTGCCATCGGAAAGAAGCCGTTGGTAGGCAAGCTGGGGAAACGCGTGCCCGCTTTGGATCCCCGAGAAGAAATTCGCCGTGGCGAACAACAGGATCCAAACGGGGAACGTCAAGAACGAGAACGGTTTCCGATGCCGGAACAGAAACGTGCAGATTCCCAGCGCGCCGCAGAAGACGGCAAGCGGAAGCAACGCAAAGGCGGAGGAATAACCGAATCCCAGCGCCGCGATCACCGGAGAAAACGCTGAGGCAAGGAATGCGGGAAGACGCCCGGAAAGCGAGAGACCAACCATCGTCAGCAACACCAGGCACGCGCCCAGCATCACGACGCCGAATATCATCGAAAACCACCCGCCTTTCCGCCGTTTCCCCATCTTCAGTCCAATCTCCCCACACACAGCGAACGCTCCGCGTCAAGGAACGGCACGGAAAGTTTGACCTGCTTAAATTTCCACGGACGATTCAGGTGGGACAACTCCTCCCTGAACACTTCCTCACGACCTTTGTACAGCATGACGACGCCACCCCGTTTCAGGATAGGGACGACTTCATCCTCACTCTCATAAAAGGGATGGAACGCCCTGCAGGTTACAATCTCATACTGCTGCTCCACCTCGCAGAGCCGCTTGCAGACCACCTGGACGTTGTCCAAATGGCACCCCTGGATGGCCATCTGCAGGAACCGGGCACGCTTCTCCATCCGCTCGATCAACGCGAAGCGCACCGAAGGAAGCCCGATGGCAAGCGGAATGCCGGGTAGTCCCGCCCCGCTTCCCAGATCGGCAACCGTCGGGTCTTGATACCCTTTGGCAAGTGCCTTCAGCGTCGGGAGTCCCGCCAGAGAGTCGGCGAAGTGGCGGACGATGAAATCATCCCCCTCCGCCTTGACCATCTTCAGGACGGGATTGTACCGATCCAAAAGGTCGTAGTACCGGACCAGCTGGTCTTTCTGTCCATCGGAGAAGGACAGAGAGAGCTTGTCCAGACAGGCATCCAGCAGTTCATGATTGATCGGTTTTCCCATGGAACGTTCCTTTTTTCAGATGGAGGATCAACAACGCCAGGTCGCTCATACGCACCCCATTGACCCGGGACGCCTGTCCGACGGAAGCAGGACGCACGCTCTTCAGCTTCTCCCTGCCTTCACTGGACAACCCCACCACCTCATCGTAGGAGAAATCTTCCGGGATGGCAAGGTTCTCCAGCTTCTCAAACCGGGCGATTTCTCGATCCTCTTTGTCAATGTAGCCCTGGTACTTCACCTCCAGCTCCGCCTGGTAGCGGATCGCCTCCCGGTACGAAGCCAGTTCCGGGATTACCGGAATCATGTCGGTGATGGTTACCTCGGGGTTCTTCAACGCCTCGTAGGCGTTTTTCTGCTGGTATCCATGCTGGTGGAGCAACTCCTTCACCGCATCGATGTCTGCAACCTTCCGCCTTAGCCGTTCCAACGCCTCTTCTTTCTGCAATCCGACATCACACCCTTTTTGGGTGAGCCGCTGGTCACTGGTGTCGTGGCCCAGATGCAGACGGTATTCGGCACGGCTGGTGAACATCCGGTACGGCTCGGTGGTGCCCATCGTTACCAAATCGTCGATCAACACGCCGATGTACGCCTCGCTGCGCTTCAGGATCAACGGCGCTTCGCCCCGCAGTTTCTGCGCCGCGTTGATGCCGGCCATCAAGCCCTGGCACGCCGCTTCCTCATAGCCGCTTGTCCCGTTGGTCTGACCGGCGACGAACAACCCTTCCATCCGCTTGCTTTCCAGCGACGGATACAACCCCTTGGGATTGAGGTAATCATACTCCACCGCGTAGGCGGGACGCATGATCTCGGCGTGCTCCAGGCCCCGGACGGTGTGGATGAACGCGTCCTGCACATCCTCGGGAAGCGAGGAGGAAAGCCCGTTCAGGTACATCTCCTCCGTCCCCAACCCTTCCGGTTCGATGAACACCTGGTGCCGGTCACGCTGGGGGAAGCGGACTACCTTGTCCTCGATGGACGGGCAGTACCGTGGCCCTTTGCCGACGATCTTGCCTCCGTACAGCGGGCTGCGGCCGATGTTCTCCCGGATGATCCGATGGGTCTCGCTGTTCGTCCAAGTGATGTAACAGGGTACCATCGGGCGATCCACCGTATCGTAATCAAACGAGAACGGCATGACTTTCTCGTCGGCATCCTGCTTTTCCATGACATCCAGATCCAACGAACTCTTGCGTACCCGTGCCGGAGTGCCGGTCTTCAGACGCCCCACGTCAAACCCCTTTTTTCCGGAGGGCCGTCCCTAGTCCGATGGCAGGCCAGCTCGTTGAGCCGCCCGCAGGGTGCGTCGTACTCGCCGATGAAGATCTTGCCTTCCATGAACGTCCCGGTGGTCAGCACCATCACCCGGCTGGTGATGCGGTGGCCACGCTGGGTGACCACCCCCTGGTAGCGATGGTTGTCATCGTCCTCCATAATGTCCACCACGGTATCCATGAACAGGTGAAGGTGGTGCTGCCCTTCCAGCGTTTCCTTGGCCGTCCTGCTGTAGGTGAACTTGTCCGCCTGGGCGCGGGGCGCCTGGACG contains:
- a CDS encoding DEAD/DEAH box helicase, which translates into the protein MKFNELPLSQPVLDGVADAGFTDCTEVQEKILPISLQGKDVMVQSKTGSGKTAIYLLTILQAFVKAKEAGKDTPKALIVAPTRELAVQIEEDAIKLASHVEGIIIGCFYGGVGYEKQDALLKQGCDLFVCTPGRILDYQKAHKIDFRQFDFFVVDEADRLFDMGFYPDIQKMFSLLRDNRERQTMLFSATLGTQVQNLAWQYMNEPQEIAIHPEEVTVDKITQELYHVSKDEKFGLFLQVMTKENPESCLIFTNTKARCIEVAKRLTLNGFPTSYLMGDMPQAKRLATIDRMKEGKIKYLVATDVAARGLQIDDLPMVVNYDIPEDYESYVHRIGRTARAGKSGKAITFADEEYVYGLEAIENFIKMKIPVIWPENGDLPTVVDKTKGMRFRDIVSEREYSSHDPDAPYSRSRSGSRQGGGRYSGSRRSGSGSSERPRSGSRPSRRGEGPRGGRRGEAPSRGGAPRGREQGAQELYGDPESFLGRAPCLLQAGIPGGEPADERRASASTQAEGKGGQTDSRAAECRETPASEEDRVLRPPVWA
- a CDS encoding aminotransferase class IV, producing MLGTHVVYNGKVVDVAAAVVPVTNREVQYGFCTYESLRVLGGKVVHLDDHLARLKASCDGIHLAHPFTSGEIGSWVFRLIDADGLQDATMKILMYGGPEPRCFVIASPLLAYPDSFYTNGVGVITYHGERLLPNCKTGNLLLNYMAVEEAKRQGCFEAVLIDREEEALEGTRSNFYAFRSGTLYTAPDEKVLLGVTRSRVLKAAAQLHIPVVFQAPKEADLLSGLYDECFISATSMAAMPIARIGSVKLPPSHQRTLSICKMVRTWELDDRN
- the rsmG gene encoding 16S rRNA (guanine(527)-N(7))-methyltransferase RsmG → MGKPINHELLDACLDKLSLSFSDGQKDQLVRYYDLLDRYNPVLKMVKAEGDDFIVRHFADSLAGLPTLKALAKGYQDPTVADLGSGAGLPGIPLAIGLPSVRFALIERMEKRARFLQMAIQGCHLDNVQVVCKRLCEVEQQYEIVTCRAFHPFYESEDEVVPILKRGGVVMLYKGREEVFREELSHLNRPWKFKQVKLSVPFLDAERSLCVGRLD